In Hyalangium ruber, the DNA window GAGCCGAGTCCATTTGCATCTCACTCCTCCGATTCCTGAGAATGGAGAGGCTGTGAGCGCTTGGTGAGTCAGAGCCCGTCGGGCCGGCCCTCACCCGCTCGGCTGCTAACCGCCCTGCCCTACCGCCAGGCCGGCACGACGGCGCCCCGAAAGGTCTCCTCGATGAAGCGTTTGACCTCCGGCGACTGGTAGGCCCGCACCAGAACCTGGAGTTCGGGGCGCGCGCGCTCGCTCTCGCGTGCGGCGATCACGTTGGCGTACGGCGAGGCGGCGGCCTCTCTCACCAGCGCATCCTTGAGGGGGTTGAGCCCTGCCTCGAGCGCATAGTTGGTGTTGATCGCCGCCGCATCGACATCGTCGAGCACGCGAGGCAGCTGGGCGGCATCGAGCTCCACGAACTCGAGCTGCTTCGGGTTCCCTTCGACATCAGCGACGCTGGCGCCCACGCCCACCCCCTTTCGCAAACGAAGGAGCTTCTCGCTCTCGAGCAACTTGAGGACACGCCCGCCATTGGTCGGGTCATTGGGGATCGCCACCCGAGCGCCCTTGGGCAGTTGCTGCAGCGAGGCGTGCTTGCGCGAGTAGATGCCGATAGGAAACGTGACCGTGCGTGCGATGGAGACAATCCGGTAGCCGCGATCCTGGTTCTGTTGGTCGAGGTAGGGCTGGTGCTGAAAGCTGTTGGCATCGAGTTCACCGGCCGCCAGCGCCTCGTTGGGCTGCACGTAGTCGTTGAACTCGATGATCTTCACCGTCACGCCCTCGCGGGCGGCGACGCGGGCGACCACCTCGAGGATCTGCGCGTGCGGACCAGCGGTGACGCCTACCTTCAAGGTGCGCGTCTGTGCGGAGGCGAGTGAGGAAGTGGCAAGAGCGAGGAGCAGGAGGCTGCGAAGCACAGGAGCCTACTTTCGAGAGAGCCGGCGCGCGACGACGTCGCCGGCGAGTTGGATCGCGTTGACCAGCCCCATCAGCACCACCACCACGGCGGCCATCACCCACGGCTGGAAGCGCTGGTACCCATAGCGAATGCCGAGATCTCCCAGCCCGCCTCCGCCCACCGCGCCAGCCATCGCGGAGGACCCGATCAGGCTGATGACCATGACGGTCGTCGCGGCGACCAGGCCGGGCAGCGACTCATGGAGCAGTACCTTCCAGACGATCTGCCAGCGAGTCGCGCCCAGGGAGCGGGCCGCGTCAATCAGCTCGCGATCCACCG includes these proteins:
- a CDS encoding MetQ/NlpA family ABC transporter substrate-binding protein, whose translation is MLRSLLLLALATSSLASAQTRTLKVGVTAGPHAQILEVVARVAAREGVTVKIIEFNDYVQPNEALAAGELDANSFQHQPYLDQQNQDRGYRIVSIARTVTFPIGIYSRKHASLQQLPKGARVAIPNDPTNGGRVLKLLESEKLLRLRKGVGVGASVADVEGNPKQLEFVELDAAQLPRVLDDVDAAAINTNYALEAGLNPLKDALVREAAASPYANVIAARESERARPELQVLVRAYQSPEVKRFIEETFRGAVVPAWR